In Alistipes ihumii AP11, a genomic segment contains:
- a CDS encoding DUF3098 domain-containing protein — translation MKKNAKPSAPADKQREMPLTFTNYKLMLIGLAIIVLGFVLMAGGGSDDPNVFNEEMFSFRRITLAPLLVLFGFAFEIYAIMKKPEKRQ, via the coding sequence ATGAAAAAGAATGCGAAACCGTCCGCTCCGGCGGATAAGCAGCGCGAGATGCCGCTGACTTTTACGAACTACAAGCTGATGCTTATCGGGCTGGCGATCATCGTGCTCGGCTTCGTTCTGATGGCGGGGGGCGGCAGCGACGATCCGAACGTGTTCAACGAAGAGATGTTCAGTTTCCGCCGGATCACGCTCGCTCCGCTGCTCGTTCTGTTCGGCTTTGCCTTCGAGATTTACGCGATCATGAAGAAACCCGAAAAACGGCAGTAG
- a CDS encoding methyltransferase, whose translation MLFGERLKKQGGRLSRFREVLPLVVRALLVSFFGLAVRVRTAGHTPDRTSDRRTAEGQVADEPNTTGIYSVMRNPLYVGDLFKWPGIALLSIFSLFDCAGEWFEGEGPQYGWLWAAAGLSAIVYAVPKYLKCRTARFDGSSVQARVPAGSVRKRQTVL comes from the coding sequence ATGCTGTTTGGCGAACGTTTGAAAAAACAGGGCGGCCGGCTTTCCCGGTTCCGGGAAGTCCTGCCGCTGGTCGTACGCGCTTTGCTAGTCTCCTTTTTTGGGCTGGCCGTCCGGGTCCGTACGGCGGGACATACGCCGGACCGGACTTCGGACCGCCGCACGGCGGAAGGACAGGTGGCCGACGAACCGAATACGACGGGAATCTATTCGGTGATGCGCAACCCGTTGTATGTCGGCGATCTTTTCAAGTGGCCGGGTATCGCGCTGCTGTCGATTTTCAGCCTGTTCGACTGCGCCGGCGAGTGGTTCGAAGGAGAGGGACCCCAATACGGTTGGCTGTGGGCCGCCGCAGGCTTGAGCGCTATCGTGTACGCCGTTCCGAAATATCTCAAGTGCCGGACTGCCCGGTTCGACGGGTCTTCCGTACAGGCGCGCGTGCCTGCGGGCAGCGTCCGTAAAAGACAAACCGTTTTATGA
- a CDS encoding cell division protein FtsX, protein MAVDKNKRIKRRVRNAYIVSTVSIALVLFLLGAVGYLIMGALNATERLKENVTVYVMLRDDITAEQSAALKGRIEKHEGVREVKYTSKDEAAAEFQAYLGDDFVGFLQENPLPDMYEVKVASTSAEKEALSALERQLLSWEGVDEVVYQRSVIDQITSNINKFNLILLLFGATLLVISLILLNNTIRVTIFSKRYIIHTMKLVGATRWFIMKPFLVTSVLQGIYAGLISWAMLAVMIVGLSEGLPEVNFVGEHAYIAAICGVLMVGGILISLVFTSFAVRKFLRMNTSNANLY, encoded by the coding sequence ATGGCTGTGGACAAGAATAAGAGAATCAAGCGCCGGGTGCGCAACGCCTACATCGTTTCGACGGTCAGCATCGCGCTGGTGCTGTTCCTGCTCGGAGCCGTGGGATATCTGATCATGGGCGCGCTGAACGCGACCGAACGGCTGAAGGAGAACGTGACCGTGTACGTGATGCTCCGCGACGACATAACGGCCGAGCAGAGCGCCGCGCTGAAGGGAAGAATCGAGAAGCACGAGGGCGTGCGCGAGGTGAAGTATACGTCCAAGGACGAGGCGGCGGCTGAGTTTCAGGCCTATCTGGGCGACGATTTCGTCGGCTTTCTGCAGGAAAATCCGCTTCCGGACATGTATGAGGTGAAGGTGGCTTCGACTTCGGCGGAAAAAGAAGCTCTCTCGGCGCTCGAGAGGCAGCTGCTGTCGTGGGAGGGAGTCGACGAGGTGGTGTATCAGCGCAGCGTGATCGATCAGATTACGTCGAACATCAACAAGTTCAACCTGATTCTGCTGCTTTTCGGCGCGACGCTGCTCGTCATTTCGCTGATTCTGCTCAACAATACGATTCGGGTGACGATCTTCTCGAAGCGCTATATCATCCATACGATGAAGCTGGTCGGCGCCACGCGCTGGTTCATCATGAAGCCTTTTCTGGTGACCAGCGTCCTGCAGGGAATTTATGCCGGGCTGATCTCTTGGGCGATGCTCGCGGTGATGATCGTGGGGCTCAGCGAGGGGCTGCCCGAGGTGAACTTCGTAGGCGAGCATGCCTATATCGCGGCGATCTGCGGCGTGCTGATGGTCGGAGGCATTCTGATCTCGCTCGTTTTCACGAGCTTCGCCGTGCGCAAGTTCCTGCGGATGAATACGAGTAATGCGAATCTGTATTGA
- a CDS encoding YfhO family protein, which translates to MENKRNIRRWLPVAAALAVFVLINLFYFAPQFSGQTLLQGDVQQYKGSSEDIMQHREKYGEDPQWEGNMFGGMPAYLINVQYKGTVIKTLSKAFYFLGQPAALIFIAMAAFFFMLLCMRFNPWIGIVPSLAYGFSTYFFIIIGAGHVTKMMALAFAPMLFGGVWYAFRRNMWVGAALTGVFASIEIGVNHPQITYYFLFILAAFWINELVSAARAKALPRFAKTTGLLALAAVLAVGSNAGMLYYINSHSAETMRGGSELREARTGEKQQGLDIEYATAWSYGPGETFNLLIPNLYGGSSEGGFSEDGAVADALGKYNARQVAAHLPGYWGPQPGTSGPVYVGAAALLLAVLGLFVLRGRSKWWVAAVALLAVLLSWGNHFMGLTELFFRHFPMYNKFRTVSMILVIVEWCVPFLAAVVLQRIWCGRIGHARLMKGLKYSVLTVGGISLLFLLFGGALLSFSGGADSQMQLPDDVLAAMRDERASMMRADALRSLVFALLAAGAVWLFATDRIKRGALAAALAVIVTADMVPVNLRYLGRERFVPESAVRIRPTEADLQILADTAGEPGYRVLNLTVSPFNDASTSYFHRSVGGYHGAKLHRYQDLIEHHLSKMNWNVYDMLNTRYVIAPSDDGRGASVQRNDGANGAAWFVDEVRIVADPDEEIDALDSVDTKRVAVVDKRFAGMLEGVSVTADSSASIRMTEYRVNRHTYEYSAAAEGVAVFSEIYYPHGWTAYVDGQEAPYFRADYVLRAMKLPAGDHVVEFRFRAPHYETLTVVTLVCSLLLLLSLAAAVGVAAVRKRKTEQTATENGCGQE; encoded by the coding sequence ATGGAGAACAAGCGCAATATCCGACGGTGGCTTCCCGTGGCGGCGGCTCTGGCCGTTTTCGTTCTGATCAACCTGTTCTATTTCGCTCCGCAGTTCAGCGGACAGACGCTGCTCCAAGGCGATGTTCAGCAGTACAAGGGCTCGTCGGAGGATATCATGCAGCACCGCGAGAAATACGGCGAGGACCCGCAGTGGGAAGGCAACATGTTCGGGGGTATGCCGGCTTACTTGATCAACGTGCAGTACAAGGGGACCGTCATCAAGACGCTGTCGAAAGCCTTCTACTTTCTCGGCCAGCCCGCCGCGCTGATCTTCATCGCCATGGCGGCTTTCTTTTTCATGCTGCTGTGCATGCGGTTCAACCCGTGGATCGGGATCGTTCCGTCGCTGGCCTACGGCTTTTCGACCTATTTCTTCATTATCATAGGGGCGGGGCATGTGACCAAGATGATGGCGCTGGCTTTCGCTCCGATGCTGTTCGGGGGAGTGTGGTACGCGTTCCGGCGCAACATGTGGGTCGGCGCGGCGCTGACGGGCGTCTTCGCGTCGATCGAGATCGGCGTGAACCATCCGCAGATCACCTACTATTTCCTGTTCATACTGGCCGCGTTCTGGATCAACGAGCTCGTGTCGGCCGCGCGTGCGAAAGCGCTGCCCCGGTTCGCCAAGACGACCGGACTGCTGGCCCTGGCCGCCGTATTGGCTGTCGGCAGCAATGCAGGCATGCTCTACTACATCAATTCCCATTCGGCCGAGACGATGCGCGGAGGCAGCGAGCTGCGCGAAGCCCGTACGGGCGAGAAGCAGCAGGGGCTCGACATCGAGTATGCGACGGCCTGGAGCTACGGGCCCGGCGAGACGTTCAATCTGCTTATTCCCAATCTGTACGGCGGCTCGTCCGAGGGCGGATTTTCCGAGGACGGAGCGGTGGCCGACGCGCTCGGCAAGTACAATGCGCGGCAAGTAGCAGCGCATCTGCCCGGTTATTGGGGCCCCCAGCCCGGAACGTCCGGTCCGGTCTATGTGGGCGCTGCGGCGTTGCTGCTCGCCGTGCTGGGACTGTTCGTGCTGCGCGGTCGGTCGAAATGGTGGGTGGCCGCGGTCGCGCTGCTCGCCGTGCTGCTGTCGTGGGGCAACCATTTCATGGGGCTGACCGAGCTGTTCTTCCGTCATTTCCCGATGTACAATAAGTTCCGTACCGTGTCGATGATTCTCGTGATCGTCGAGTGGTGCGTGCCGTTTCTCGCGGCCGTCGTGCTGCAGCGCATCTGGTGCGGCCGGATCGGGCACGCCAGACTGATGAAGGGGCTGAAATACTCCGTGTTGACGGTCGGCGGCATCTCGTTGCTGTTTCTGCTGTTCGGCGGCGCGTTGCTGTCGTTCTCGGGCGGAGCCGATTCGCAGATGCAGTTGCCGGACGACGTGCTTGCCGCGATGCGCGACGAGCGGGCGTCGATGATGCGTGCCGATGCGCTGCGCTCGCTGGTGTTCGCGTTGCTGGCGGCCGGAGCGGTGTGGTTGTTCGCGACCGACAGAATCAAGCGGGGCGCGCTGGCGGCGGCGCTGGCCGTGATCGTGACGGCCGATATGGTACCGGTCAACCTGCGCTATCTGGGACGCGAACGTTTCGTGCCCGAAAGCGCCGTACGGATCAGGCCGACGGAAGCCGACCTGCAGATACTGGCCGATACGGCCGGCGAACCCGGATACCGCGTGCTGAATCTGACCGTCAGCCCGTTCAACGATGCGTCGACTTCGTATTTTCACCGCTCGGTGGGCGGGTACCACGGGGCGAAGCTGCATCGCTACCAAGACCTGATCGAGCATCATCTGTCGAAGATGAACTGGAACGTGTACGACATGCTCAACACGCGCTACGTGATCGCTCCGTCGGACGACGGCCGAGGCGCTTCGGTGCAGCGCAACGACGGGGCCAACGGGGCCGCTTGGTTCGTGGACGAGGTGAGGATCGTGGCCGATCCGGACGAGGAGATCGATGCGCTCGACTCGGTCGATACGAAGCGTGTGGCGGTGGTGGACAAGCGATTCGCCGGGATGCTGGAGGGCGTTTCCGTTACGGCGGACAGTTCGGCCTCGATCCGGATGACCGAGTATCGCGTGAATCGCCACACGTACGAGTATTCCGCTGCGGCGGAAGGGGTGGCCGTATTTTCCGAGATTTATTATCCGCACGGGTGGACGGCCTATGTCGACGGGCAGGAGGCTCCCTATTTCCGGGCCGATTACGTGCTGCGGGCGATGAAGTTGCCTGCCGGCGACCATGTCGTCGAGTTCCGCTTCCGCGCGCCGCATTACGAGACGCTGACGGTCGTCACGCTCGTCTGCTCGCTGCTGCTCCTGCTGTCGCTGGCCGCGGCCGTCGGCGTGGCCGCCGTGCGCAAGCGCAAAACCGAACAAACCGCTACTGAGAATGGCTGTGGACAAGAATAA
- a CDS encoding bifunctional 5,10-methylenetetrahydrofolate dehydrogenase/5,10-methenyltetrahydrofolate cyclohydrolase gives MQIMDGKEVAASLRKQIASEVEALVAAGNRPPHLAAVLVGNDGASQTYVGHKEKCCGEVGFRSTVLRLPEETTEEALLAEIARLNADLDVDGFIVQLPLPKHISEQKVIEAIDPRKDVDGFHPVNTGRMISGLPAYLPATPDGILELLGYYKIETAGKHCVVIGRSNIVGRPIANLLSQKGWDCTVTLCHSRTKNLAEVVRGGDIVIAALGKAEFVTADMIKPGAVVVDVGITRVPSDRTKSGWKLLGDVKFDEVAPKCSYITPVPGGVGPMTIISLMKNTLKAGRGEVYGK, from the coding sequence ATGCAGATTATGGACGGGAAGGAGGTCGCAGCCAGCCTCCGCAAGCAAATCGCCTCCGAGGTGGAGGCTCTCGTGGCCGCCGGAAACAGGCCGCCGCATCTGGCGGCCGTTCTGGTCGGGAACGACGGCGCGAGCCAGACGTATGTCGGACATAAGGAGAAATGCTGCGGCGAGGTGGGCTTCCGCTCGACCGTGCTTCGCCTGCCCGAGGAGACGACCGAAGAGGCTCTGCTTGCCGAGATCGCCCGGCTGAACGCCGATCTGGACGTCGACGGCTTCATCGTGCAGCTTCCGTTGCCGAAGCACATCTCGGAGCAGAAGGTGATCGAGGCGATCGATCCGCGCAAGGACGTGGACGGGTTTCATCCGGTCAATACGGGGCGGATGATTTCGGGCCTGCCCGCCTATCTGCCCGCTACGCCCGACGGGATTCTGGAGTTGCTCGGGTACTACAAGATCGAAACCGCCGGAAAGCACTGCGTCGTGATCGGCCGCAGCAACATCGTAGGCCGTCCGATCGCCAATCTGCTGTCGCAGAAGGGCTGGGATTGCACGGTAACGCTCTGTCACAGCCGGACGAAGAATCTCGCGGAGGTCGTTCGCGGCGGCGACATCGTAATCGCCGCGCTGGGCAAGGCCGAGTTCGTCACGGCCGACATGATCAAGCCGGGCGCGGTAGTCGTCGACGTGGGTATCACGCGCGTGCCGAGCGACCGGACCAAGTCGGGGTGGAAATTGCTGGGCGACGTCAAGTTCGACGAGGTGGCTCCCAAGTGCAGTTACATAACGCCGGTCCCGGGCGGAGTCGGGCCGATGACGATCATCTCGCTGATGAAAAATACACTGAAAGCGGGTCGCGGGGAAGTGTACGGAAAGTGA
- the ffh gene encoding signal recognition particle protein, with protein sequence MFENLTDKLERSFKVLKGEGRITEINVAESLKEIRRALIDADVNYKVAKTFTDEVKAKALGQDVLRSVKPGQMMTKIVRDELAALMGGTMTDIRLEGSPAVVLIAGLQGSGKTTFSGKLANLIKSKKGRQVLLVAGDVYRPAAIDQLKILGQQVGVEVYTEEGNRNPVQIAENAVRYARANHINTVIVDTAGRLAVDEQMMQEIEAIKRAVSPSETLFVVDSMTGQDAVNTAKQFNDRLDFDGVVLTKLDGDTRGGAAISIRAVVNKPLKFISSGEKMDALQVFHPERMADRILGMGDIVSLVERAQEQYDEQEARRLKKKLVRDQFNFNDFLSQIAQIKKMGNLKDLASMIPGVGKALKNVEISDDVFKQTEAIIQSMTPAERENPSILNGSRKQRIAAGSGTTIQEVNRLLKQFEDTRKMMKTVAGGMPKMMRHGKRR encoded by the coding sequence ATGTTTGAAAATTTGACGGACAAGCTCGAACGGTCGTTCAAGGTCCTCAAGGGCGAGGGCCGGATCACCGAGATCAATGTGGCCGAGAGCCTGAAGGAGATCCGCCGCGCGCTGATCGACGCCGACGTGAACTACAAGGTAGCCAAGACATTCACCGACGAGGTGAAGGCCAAGGCGCTCGGACAGGACGTGCTCCGCTCGGTCAAGCCCGGCCAGATGATGACCAAGATCGTCCGCGACGAGCTGGCGGCGCTGATGGGCGGCACGATGACCGACATCCGTTTGGAAGGAAGTCCGGCCGTCGTGCTGATCGCGGGTCTGCAGGGTTCCGGCAAGACGACTTTTTCGGGCAAGCTGGCCAATCTGATCAAAAGCAAGAAAGGACGGCAGGTGCTGCTCGTGGCGGGGGACGTCTATCGTCCGGCGGCCATCGACCAGCTGAAGATTTTGGGGCAGCAGGTCGGTGTCGAGGTCTATACCGAGGAAGGAAACCGCAATCCGGTGCAGATCGCCGAGAACGCGGTCCGCTATGCCCGGGCGAACCATATCAATACGGTGATCGTCGATACGGCGGGCCGTTTGGCCGTCGACGAGCAGATGATGCAGGAGATCGAGGCGATCAAGCGGGCCGTTTCGCCGAGCGAGACGCTGTTTGTCGTCGACTCGATGACCGGTCAGGACGCCGTCAACACGGCCAAACAGTTCAACGACCGGCTCGACTTCGACGGCGTCGTGCTGACGAAGCTCGACGGCGATACGCGGGGCGGTGCGGCTATCTCGATCCGCGCGGTGGTCAACAAGCCGCTGAAGTTCATCAGCTCGGGCGAGAAGATGGACGCGCTGCAGGTGTTCCACCCCGAGCGCATGGCCGACCGGATTCTCGGCATGGGCGACATCGTGTCTCTCGTCGAGAGGGCGCAGGAGCAGTACGACGAACAGGAGGCGCGCCGGCTGAAGAAGAAACTGGTCAGGGACCAGTTCAACTTCAACGACTTTTTGAGCCAGATCGCGCAAATCAAGAAAATGGGCAACCTGAAGGACCTGGCCTCGATGATTCCGGGCGTCGGCAAGGCGCTCAAGAACGTCGAGATCAGCGACGACGTGTTCAAGCAGACCGAGGCGATCATCCAGTCGATGACTCCCGCCGAGCGCGAGAATCCGTCGATTCTGAACGGCAGCCGCAAGCAGCGCATCGCTGCGGGCAGCGGTACGACGATTCAGGAAGTCAACCGGCTGCTCAAACAGTTCGAGGACACGCGCAAGATGATGAAGACGGTGGCCGGCGGCATGCCGAAAATGATGCGCCACGGCAAAAGGCGTTGA
- a CDS encoding sigma-54-dependent transcriptional regulator: MTNVLVVDSERSIRNTLKERLEYEGYRVETAETGGEAADKTEHSRFDVVLCDMAVPDIRAIDLLTSLHGSGKSTPFIMLSALKGLDPAIDSIRHGAFDYIPKPIDLNKLLRSIRSAVEDKSQNRATVETPSGKKSSAVRTGDSARVVAKASCAPTEIVGTSVGIEHMKQLIEKVAPSDARVLITGDNGTGKELVAHRLHELSHRADRPFVEVNCAAIPSELIESELFGHEKGSFTSAIRMRKGKFEQADGGTLFLDEIGDMSLAAQAKVLRALQENRISRVGSDKDIEVDVRVVAATNKNLRREIEAGRFREDLYHRLSVIVIRVPALRERAGDIPLLVDYFIGKICEEYGIKPKAIEPGAIEELGKMEWSGNVRELRNVVERLIILSGQTISLEDVRAYAAGAL; encoded by the coding sequence ATGACAAACGTATTGGTAGTAGACAGCGAACGCAGCATTCGCAATACGCTCAAGGAGCGTCTCGAATATGAAGGCTACCGGGTCGAAACGGCCGAAACCGGAGGCGAGGCCGCCGATAAAACCGAGCATTCCCGCTTCGACGTCGTGCTCTGCGATATGGCCGTACCCGATATCCGGGCGATCGATCTGCTCACTTCTTTGCACGGAAGCGGCAAATCTACGCCTTTTATCATGCTTTCGGCGCTCAAAGGTCTCGATCCCGCGATCGACAGCATCCGTCACGGAGCGTTCGATTACATTCCCAAACCGATTGATCTGAACAAGTTACTCCGCTCGATCCGCTCGGCTGTGGAGGATAAAAGCCAAAACCGTGCCACAGTCGAAACCCCTTCGGGTAAAAAGAGTTCCGCGGTGCGCACGGGAGACTCGGCGCGGGTTGTCGCCAAGGCTTCCTGCGCCCCGACCGAGATCGTTGGGACCTCGGTCGGTATCGAGCATATGAAGCAGCTGATCGAAAAGGTGGCTCCTTCCGACGCGCGCGTGCTGATTACGGGCGACAACGGAACGGGCAAGGAGCTGGTCGCCCACCGGCTGCACGAGCTGAGTCACCGGGCCGACCGGCCTTTCGTGGAGGTCAATTGCGCGGCCATTCCGTCGGAGCTGATCGAGAGCGAGCTGTTCGGGCACGAGAAGGGCTCGTTCACGTCGGCCATCCGGATGCGGAAGGGAAAGTTCGAGCAGGCCGACGGCGGCACGCTGTTTCTGGACGAGATCGGCGACATGAGCCTGGCCGCTCAGGCCAAGGTGCTGCGGGCTTTGCAGGAGAACCGGATCAGCCGTGTGGGCAGCGACAAGGACATCGAGGTGGACGTGCGCGTCGTGGCGGCTACGAACAAGAACTTGCGCCGGGAGATCGAGGCGGGCCGTTTCCGCGAGGACTTGTATCATCGTCTCAGCGTGATCGTCATTCGGGTGCCTGCGCTCCGCGAACGTGCCGGGGACATTCCGCTGTTGGTCGATTACTTCATCGGGAAGATCTGCGAGGAGTACGGCATAAAGCCCAAGGCGATCGAGCCCGGGGCGATCGAAGAGCTCGGGAAGATGGAATGGAGCGGTAATGTCCGCGAGTTGCGCAACGTGGTGGAACGGCTGATTATTCTCAGCGGGCAAACCATTTCTCTCGAGGATGTGCGGGCCTATGCGGCGGGTGCGCTGTAA
- a CDS encoding DUF4290 domain-containing protein, translating into MDKNYNFERKKLMLPEYGRHVHQMVDYLKTIHDRDLRNQQARAVIEVMGNLNPILRESADFKHKLWDHLFIMSDFDLDVDSPYPIPTAKSLYPKPDRIEYPKHQIARKHYGKNIENMLAALKEIDDEEAKTQIAGNIAKFMRAKSFEYNQEHPNNEVIMKDIRSMSDNRIVLDEVALNNLKNDYKQPYMNNRQRKNYSAGGHSGSKANNYSNKQGNKRRIGKALHK; encoded by the coding sequence ATGGATAAAAACTATAATTTCGAGAGAAAGAAGCTGATGCTTCCCGAGTACGGGCGTCATGTGCATCAGATGGTCGACTACCTGAAGACGATCCACGACCGCGACCTGCGCAACCAGCAGGCGCGCGCCGTCATCGAGGTGATGGGCAACCTGAATCCCATTCTGCGCGAGTCGGCCGACTTCAAGCACAAGCTGTGGGACCATCTGTTCATCATGTCGGACTTCGATCTGGACGTCGACTCGCCCTATCCGATCCCGACGGCCAAGAGCCTCTATCCCAAGCCCGACCGCATCGAGTACCCGAAGCACCAGATCGCCCGCAAGCACTACGGAAAGAATATCGAGAACATGCTCGCCGCGCTGAAGGAGATCGACGACGAGGAAGCCAAGACGCAGATCGCCGGCAACATAGCCAAATTCATGCGCGCCAAATCCTTTGAGTACAATCAGGAGCATCCCAACAACGAGGTTATCATGAAAGACATACGCTCGATGTCCGATAACCGGATCGTTCTGGACGAAGTTGCCCTGAACAATCTCAAAAACGACTATAAACAGCCCTATATGAACAACCGCCAGCGGAAGAATTATTCGGCCGGCGGCCATTCCGGCTCCAAAGCGAACAACTATTCGAACAAACAGGGCAACAAGCGGCGCATCGGCAAGGCATTGCACAAATAG
- the smpB gene encoding SsrA-binding protein SmpB — MNEQKNISIRNKRATYDYEILDTYVAGIVLSGTEIKSLRLGKASLTDCYCYFHNGELFVRGMNIAEYHWGSYNNHAPKRDRKLLLQRKELEKLGRSLQDKGLTVVGLKLFINERGLAKLQIGLAKGRKSYDKREYIKEKDARREMDRVFRK; from the coding sequence ATGAACGAACAGAAAAACATATCGATCCGCAACAAACGGGCGACATACGATTACGAGATTCTCGACACGTACGTCGCCGGGATCGTTCTGTCCGGTACCGAAATCAAGTCGCTGCGTCTGGGCAAGGCTTCGCTCACCGACTGTTACTGCTATTTCCACAACGGCGAGCTTTTCGTCCGGGGCATGAACATAGCCGAATACCACTGGGGCAGCTACAACAACCATGCTCCCAAGCGCGACCGCAAGCTGCTATTGCAGCGCAAGGAGCTCGAAAAGCTCGGGCGCTCGTTGCAGGACAAGGGGCTGACCGTCGTCGGACTGAAGCTGTTCATCAACGAACGGGGGCTGGCCAAGCTGCAGATCGGACTGGCCAAGGGACGCAAAAGCTACGACAAGCGCGAGTACATCAAGGAAAAGGATGCCCGCCGCGAGATGGACCGCGTCTTTCGCAAGTGA
- a CDS encoding aldehyde dehydrogenase, whose translation MEKAIDEIITLQRKFFADGATRATAFRLDALTKLRKAVRERTDALSEALREDLNKSAGESYLTEIGLVMQELECHIRHLKRWSRSRRVSTPLTLWPSRSRIRPEPLGVALIVAPWNYPVQLLLCPLVGAISAGNCVLLKSSPLVPHVEAALRDLIAETFGPEYVAFVEGGGDVLDELLKRRFDSIFFTGGSKYGRVVMEAAAKNLTPVTLELGGKSPCIVGRSANIRLAARRIMWGKLLAAGQTCVAPDYLLVHRDLKEGLCREMKHAVGEFFGDYPLRSPAYPRIVSERATARLAGMIGASGRVLWGGEFDVRQRYVAPTLIDDPDDDSPAMTEEIFGPLLPVKTFRHIDEAIGYVNRRDKPLALYYFGDRREAERVLDRTSSGGACVNDTIVHLANGRLPFGGVGESGFGKYHGRSSFDLFSHMRPVVRSSRLIDLPLKYAPYRRLKLYRKLFR comes from the coding sequence ATGGAAAAGGCGATCGATGAAATCATAACCCTTCAGCGGAAATTCTTTGCCGACGGCGCGACACGCGCTACGGCATTCCGGCTCGATGCGCTGACGAAGCTGAGAAAAGCCGTCCGGGAACGCACGGACGCGCTGAGCGAGGCGTTGCGCGAAGATCTGAACAAGTCGGCCGGCGAGAGCTATCTGACCGAGATCGGCCTCGTGATGCAGGAATTGGAGTGCCATATCCGGCACCTGAAGCGCTGGTCCCGATCCCGACGGGTATCTACGCCTCTGACGCTATGGCCGTCGCGGAGCCGGATACGGCCCGAACCGCTCGGCGTGGCGCTGATCGTCGCGCCGTGGAATTATCCGGTTCAGTTGCTGTTGTGTCCGCTCGTCGGCGCGATCTCGGCCGGGAACTGCGTCCTGCTGAAGTCTTCGCCTCTGGTTCCTCATGTCGAGGCGGCGCTGCGCGATCTGATCGCCGAAACGTTCGGGCCGGAATACGTGGCTTTCGTCGAAGGAGGAGGCGACGTGCTCGACGAATTGTTGAAGCGGCGCTTCGATTCGATCTTTTTTACGGGCGGGTCGAAATACGGGCGGGTCGTGATGGAGGCGGCCGCGAAGAACCTGACGCCCGTGACGCTCGAGCTGGGCGGCAAGAGCCCCTGCATCGTCGGGCGCAGCGCGAATATTCGGCTGGCGGCACGGCGGATCATGTGGGGCAAGCTGCTGGCTGCGGGCCAGACCTGCGTCGCGCCGGATTATCTGCTCGTTCATCGGGACCTGAAGGAAGGGCTGTGCCGGGAAATGAAGCATGCGGTCGGGGAGTTTTTCGGCGACTACCCGCTTCGAAGTCCGGCTTATCCGCGTATCGTTTCGGAGCGGGCGACCGCCCGGCTGGCCGGAATGATCGGCGCTTCGGGACGCGTGCTGTGGGGAGGCGAATTCGATGTGCGGCAGCGGTATGTCGCTCCGACGCTGATCGACGATCCGGACGACGACAGCCCGGCAATGACAGAGGAGATCTTCGGTCCGCTGCTGCCGGTCAAGACGTTTCGGCATATCGACGAGGCGATCGGCTATGTGAATCGCCGTGACAAGCCGCTGGCCCTTTACTATTTCGGCGATCGTCGAGAGGCGGAGCGGGTCTTGGACCGGACGTCGTCGGGCGGAGCCTGCGTCAACGATACGATCGTCCATCTGGCCAACGGCCGCTTGCCGTTCGGGGGCGTCGGCGAGAGCGGGTTCGGGAAGTATCACGGGCGGTCGAGCTTCGACCTTTTCAGCCATATGCGCCCGGTTGTCCGTTCGTCGAGGCTGATCGACCTGCCGTTGAAATACGCTCCGTACCGGCGTTTGAAACTGTACCGGAAGCTGTTCCGGTGA